In Vigna angularis cultivar LongXiaoDou No.4 chromosome 8, ASM1680809v1, whole genome shotgun sequence, one DNA window encodes the following:
- the LOC108345975 gene encoding uncharacterized protein LOC108345975 — protein MVVSLGPGKFYGTSLPRPRIYTDVKFNDHRVDPPVPVTDPLMSWAQEAHWSMGGLSFKRLRLQGKIEGNVQRLRSQREKAQAQSPTAAHSVLAPSERSSSPSPPPAPVVTKRRRYMDLIVDEEEEEEEPEEVEPPRTRVRKSRLVKKLGDDFDRVAQENDESDTMPLKTLTRTRRLVKSTEKRTVVETAQKSKPNGKKSTSETESPRVRNSPRLAKRLSY, from the coding sequence ATGGTTGTTTCTCTCGGCCCCGGCAAGTTCTACGGCACCAGCCTCCCCCGTCCTCGCATCTACACCGACGTCAAGTTCAACGACCACCGCGTCGACCCCCCGGTCCCCGTCACCGACCCACTCATGTCTTGGGCCCAAGAGGCCCACTGGTCCATGGGCGGCCTTAGCTTCAAGCGCCTGCGCCTCCAGGGCAAAATCGAAGGCAACGTCCAAAGACTCCGCTCCCAGCGCGAGAAGGCCCAGGCCCAAAGTCCAACCGCGGCCCATTCCGTCCTCGCCCCATCGGAAAGATCTTCCTCGCCTTCCCCTCCACCGGCCCCGGTGGTGACCAAACGCCGAAGATACATGGATCTCATCGTagacgaagaggaagaagaagaagaaccagaAGAGGTTGAGCCTCCCCGAACCCGTGTTCGGAAGAGCCGCTTAGTCAAGAAGCTCGGCGATGATTTCGATAGGGTTGCTCAGGAGAACGATGAATCCGATACGATGCCATTGAAGACTCTGACTCGAACTAGGAGATTGGTCAAGAGCACTGAAAAGAGAACAGTGGTTGAAACGGCGCAGAAATCAAAACCTAATGGAAAGAAGAGCACCAGTGAAACTGAGAGCCCTAGGGTTAGAAATTCACCAAGATTGGCTAAGCGTCTATCATATTAG
- the LOC108345974 gene encoding mannan endo-1,4-beta-mannosidase 2, translated as MVFGNSLFYPILGFASFVVFVYMSFGGIRFSFLEEGPELSFVERNGTQFVLDGKAFYVNGWNSYWLMVQSVDVYSRSKVREMMKTGAKMGLTVCRTWAFNDGDYNALQTSPGHFDEQAFQALDYVIAEARQHGIRLLLSLVNNLQAYGGKSQYVKWAWQEGVGLSSSNDSFFFDPSIRTYFKNYIKTVLTRKNSITGIEYRNDPTIFGWELINEPRCMSDPSGDTLQGWIDEMSSFVKLIDTNHLLTVGLEGFYGPNDPKSSTVNPELWASRLGSDFIRNSKISNIDFASVHIYPDHWFHEQIFEDQLKFVSKWMLSHIEDGDKVLKKPVLFSEFGLSEENQNFSVSDREKMHRAVLDIIYKSAKRNRSGAGALVWQFLVSGMKEFSDEYGMVPWESSSTASVFVEQSCRLANAKGWTQLDVSFKEHC; from the exons ATGGTGTTTGGGAATAGCCTGTTTTATCCCATTCTGGGTTTTGCATCGTTTGTGGTTTTCGTTTACATGTCTTTTGGGGGCATAAGGTTCAGCTTTTTGGAGGAAGGGCCAGAATTGAGCTTTGTGGAGAGAAACGGGACGCAATTTGTGTTGGATGGAAAAGCGTTTTACGTAAACGGGTGGAACTCTTACTGGTTAATGGTTCAGTCGGTGGATGTTTATTCGAGATCCAAGGTTCGAGAAATGATGAAAACCGGTGCTAAGATGGGTCTCACTGTGTGTCGAACTTGGGCATTCAACGATGGAGACTACAATGCCCTTCAAACTTCCCCTGGTCATTTTGATGAACAAGCTTTTCAG GCCTTGGATTATGTGATAGCAGAAGCAAGGCAACATGGAATTAGGCTCCTTCTTAGCTTAGTGAATAATTTGCAAGCATATGGTGGGAAGAGTCAGTATGTGAAATGGGCATGGCAAGAAGGGGTAGGCTTAAGCTCCTCCAACGATTCTTTCTTCTTTGATCCTTCTATCAgaacttatttcaaaaactacATCAAG ACTGTCTTGACAAGGAAGAATAGTATTACCGGCATTGAATATAGAAATGACCCCACCATTTTTGGTTGGGAATTGATTAATGAACCTCGTTGCATGTCTGATCCTTCTGGTGACACTCTACAA GGATGGATAGACGAAATGTCAAGTTTTGTCAAATTGATAGACACGAACCATCTGTTGACTGTGGGTCTGGAAGGATTTTATGGTCCAAATGATCCAAAAAGTTCAACTGTCAATCCTGAGCTTTGGGCATCCAGACTTGGGTCTGATTTTATTCGGAACtccaaaatatcaaatattgaTTTCGCCTCTGTTCATATCTATCCTGATCATTG GTTTCATGAGCAAATATTCGAAGACCAACTTAAATTTGTTTCCAAGTGGATGCTTTCCCACATCGAAGATGGTGACAAAGTTTTGAAGAAGCCCGTCTTATTCTCTGAATTTGGATTATCAGAAGAAAATCAGAACTTTTCGGTGTCAGACAGGGAAAAAATGCACAGAGCTGTTCTAGACATAATTTATAAGTCTGCCAAGAGAAACAGATCTGGAGCGGGGGCTTTGGTTTGGCAATTCCTGGTCAGTGGTATGAAGGAATTTTCTGATGAATATGGGATGGTGCCATGGGAAAGTTCATCTACTGCTTCTGTATTTGTTGAACAGTCTTGCAGATTGGCCAATGCAAAGGGATGGACTCAACTGGATGTAAGTTTCAAAGAACATTGTTAA